GAAGCTCGGCGGGTCGTAACATTTGGTGATTTGGTGATTTGGTGATCGCGTGATTTGGGTTCCAAATCGCAACATCACCAAATCACCAGATCGCGAGATCAGAGTTCGCAATGTGTGATTTCGGTCAGCCCCACTCGCATGCGAAGGACTTCGGCTTTCTCGTTGACGCGCCGGAGATTCGCGCGCTCGTCGATGAAACCAGGCTCCTGACCGGCCAGATCCCCGACACGGCCGCGCGCGTCGAGGCGCTGCGGCCGGCGTTCGGCAGGCTGCTCGCCGCCGATGGCTGGCTGCCGAAGGCCTACGGCGAGCCTGACCTCAAGAGCGGCATGGGCAGCGGCATCGGCCAGTACGCCCTCTATCGCGCCGAAGACGGATCGCTCTGCTTGTTCTCGCTCGTCATCCCCGCGGGCGCTGAAACGCCCATTCACGATCACCTTGCCTGGGGCCTGATCGGCGTCTATCGCGGCATGCAGTCAGAAACCGTGTATCGCCGGCTGGACGACGGGCACGACGAGTCGAAGGCGAGCCTGGAGATTGCGCGCAAGCAGACGGTGAAGCGCGGGGAGTTCTACACGCTGCTGCCGCCGCTGGACGACATCCACTACGTGAAGACCGTCTCGAGGGCTCCGTCGGTCTCGATCCACCTCTTGGCGAACGACACAGCGTGCGTCACACGTCACCGGTTCGATGCCGCGGCTGGAACGGTGACGGCGTTCAGGTCGGGATATAGCAACGCAAGGTGCACGAACTAGGATTTCGCGATTTTGTGAGTTGGAGATTTGGAGATTTGGAGATTTGGCAGTCGCGGGTCTGCAGCTCGTGTGGTCGGTTTTCCAAAACGGGAAGTGCCGCTGTGAGTTCTTCAAATCTGATCACCATCTCGACATTCCGCTCCACCGCAGATGCTCAGATAGCCAAGGGCATTCTGGATGAGGTGGGAATCGACTCCATGATTAGCGCTGACAATGCGGGCGGAATGTACCCGGCGCTCAGTGGAGCCGAGCTCCTGGTGAGATCGGAGGATGTCGACAAGGCCCGCGACGCGCTTCATCGACGCGATCGCCGGGCACACTGACCGGCTACCGCGCGAGGTCACCAAATCGCGAGATCACCAAATCACCAAATCACAAGATCACAAGATCAGTATTGCGGAACGTGACACTGGCGGCAGCGCGCTCGCTCCGGATGCGTCGTCCGGATCTCCACTCTCGACGCAGGACCCGCGTGGCAGGTCAGGCAGTTCTCCCGTAATTGCAGCGTATGCGGAATGGTCGGCGGCGCACCGGGTGTGGCGCGGCCACCCTTCCACGGCCCCTGCGGCAGGCCGCTGAACCGCGACGCCACCATCACCGCTGACGTCACTGTCGGCGCATGACACTGCCGGCAACGCCTGAACAACCCCGCCGCGGCGGCACTCCCATGGGGCGACGCCGGCGCCACGCCAATGCCCGCGATCTCGCTGCCGCCATCATCGTGACAGGTCGAGCACTCGCCAATCAGCGCGTGCGGAATCACCGGCGGCGCGCCGTCGTAGGCGCGGCCGGCGGCCCGCACCTCGATCGACCGCGCCACGGCCGCCGGGGCCGCATCCCGGCAGCCCGCCAGCAGCGTCACCGACAGCAGCGCGAGAGCACCGGCACGCAACATCTGTGTCATCTGTGTCATCTGCGGCCCTGCCAGATCTGCGTCATCTGTGTCATCTGCGGCCCTGGTAAATCCGCATCATCTGCGGCCTACGCGCGCTCGATGCGAATCGCGCATTTCTTGTAGTCCGGCTGCTTGCTGATGTTGTCCATCGCGTCGAGGGTGACCAGGTTGATCAGCTTCGCCTCGTCGAAGAACGGCACGAACACGCTGCCCCGCGGCGGACGCCCGCGGCCGTCAACCTCGACCACCAGTTCGAGGCTGCCGCGGCGACTGACAATCTTCACGCGATCGCCCTTCTTGAGGCTCATCTCTTCCGCGTCGGCGCGGTTCATCTCGAGGTAGGCCGCCGGCACCGCCTGGTGCAGCTGCGGGATGCGCCGGGTCATCGATCCGGTGTGCCAGTGCTCGAGCACGCGACCGGTGGTCAGCCAGAACGGGAACTCCTTGTCGGGCGACTCGGCCGGCGGATGGTACGGTCGCAGCCAGAACGCCGCCTTCTCGCCGTAGCCGACGGCCTTGTAGAAATGGGCGCCCGTGGCTTTCTTGACGTAGGGGTCGTAGCCGGCGGTATAGCGGTAGAACGTTTCCTTGCCGTTGACGACCGGCCACACCATGCCGCGCGTCTCGCGCAGCTGCGCGTAGCTGGCGAGGTCCTTGCCGTGGCCGAGGCCGAAGGACCGGTACTCCTCGAACATCGGCTCGTGCCAGGCGTCGGCGGGCCACGGGAACAGGTTCCCCATGCCCATCCGTTTGGCCACTTCGATGATCGCCCACGCGTCTTCGCGCGCTTCGCCCGGCGGATCGACCATCTTGTCCCAGTGCTGGGTGCGGCGCTCGGTGTTGCCGAACATGCCCTCGCGCTCGACCCACGCCGCGGCGGGCAGGATCAGGTCGGCCATGGCCGTGGTCGGCGTCGGGTAGATGTCGCTGACGACGATGAACTTGCCGTCGTTCGGCGTGCGATCGAAGCGTGAGCGGTTCGGCAGCGTGACCCAGGGATTGGTGGTCTGGATCCACATCGCCTTGATCTCGCCGCGCTTGAGGGCGCGGAACATGTCTACCGCGTGGTGCCCGGGCTTCGACGGAATGGTGCCCGGCGGCAGCTTCCAGATGTGCTCGGCCTCGGCGCGATGCGCGGGGTTGGTCACCACCATGTCGGCCGGCAACCGGTTGAAGCTGGTGCCCACCTCGCGAGCGGTGCCGCACGCGCTCGGCTGCCCGGTCAGGCTCAGCGGGTTCGCCCCCGGCCGGCAGATCTTCCCGGTGATCAAGTGCAGGTCGGTGATCAGGTTGTTCATCCAGGTGCCGCGCGTGTGCTGGTTCACGCCCATGCACCACAGGCTGACGGTGCCGCGCGGCAG
This sequence is a window from Vicinamibacterales bacterium. Protein-coding genes within it:
- a CDS encoding molybdopterin-dependent oxidoreductase, whose product is MTKIKRRTFLKMAGVAVPAVAAYSCADRDEAERLMANANPIDRASVTWSKAPCRFCGTGCGVMVGVEQGRVVAVRGDEASPVNRGLLCVKGYHLPGLLYGEDRLLYPQKRNADGSFSRISWDEALDLIASKFKDALAQHGPEAVAMYGSGQWTVFDGYAALKWVKAGLRSNNLEPNARLCMASAVSGFMTQFQSDEPMGCYQDLDRGDDFVLWGNNMAEMHPVLFSRILETKRLKPATRIVDIATRRTPTTDYADLHVLFKPGTDLALANGILHLLVAQGRINKAFIDENLVFRRGIEDVKKIGYGCFDEQAERYTFEDEARPSSLDELSTFLRDYTPAKVSEITGVPVEQIHALAAIYGDLPRGTVSLWCMGVNQHTRGTWMNNLITDLHLITGKICRPGANPLSLTGQPSACGTAREVGTSFNRLPADMVVTNPAHRAEAEHIWKLPPGTIPSKPGHHAVDMFRALKRGEIKAMWIQTTNPWVTLPNRSRFDRTPNDGKFIVVSDIYPTPTTAMADLILPAAAWVEREGMFGNTERRTQHWDKMVDPPGEAREDAWAIIEVAKRMGMGNLFPWPADAWHEPMFEEYRSFGLGHGKDLASYAQLRETRGMVWPVVNGKETFYRYTAGYDPYVKKATGAHFYKAVGYGEKAAFWLRPYHPPAESPDKEFPFWLTTGRVLEHWHTGSMTRRIPQLHQAVPAAYLEMNRADAEEMSLKKGDRVKIVSRRGSLELVVEVDGRGRPPRGSVFVPFFDEAKLINLVTLDAMDNISKQPDYKKCAIRIERA